One stretch of Bordetella avium DNA includes these proteins:
- a CDS encoding lysophospholipid acyltransferase family protein produces the protein MKKDYKTRALTGLLSWFGRMSPRARQRAGAVVGWLALHLAKSRARIVRRNLEICFPGESPQTREKWTREHFRALGQSIVDRGVLWYGSAEAIREMASVSGADTINALAASGRPVILLAPHFIGLDVAATRLTMEVPSGATMYTPQRDPAVDAIVRAGRARFNEVFLVSRKDGVRDLIRHFRAARPVYYLPDMDFGRNGSVFVPFFGVPAATLVATAQLARKWNAAVLPILDFWNPTTGRYHVEVLPPLADFPGEESLEDATARLNRELEGWIRRCPSQYYWVHRRFKTRPEGSPKLY, from the coding sequence ATGAAAAAAGACTACAAGACTCGCGCCCTGACCGGACTGCTGAGCTGGTTCGGCCGCATGAGCCCCCGCGCGCGCCAGCGCGCCGGCGCCGTAGTCGGCTGGCTGGCCCTGCATCTGGCCAAATCCCGTGCCCGCATCGTGCGCCGCAATCTGGAGATCTGCTTTCCTGGCGAAAGCCCCCAAACGCGAGAAAAATGGACGCGGGAGCACTTCCGTGCGCTGGGCCAATCCATCGTGGACCGAGGTGTGCTCTGGTATGGCAGCGCCGAGGCCATCCGCGAGATGGCCTCGGTCAGCGGCGCGGACACCATCAATGCGCTGGCCGCTTCCGGTCGGCCGGTCATTCTGCTGGCACCGCACTTCATCGGTCTGGATGTCGCCGCGACCCGCCTCACCATGGAGGTGCCCAGCGGCGCCACCATGTATACGCCCCAGCGCGACCCTGCCGTCGATGCCATCGTGCGGGCCGGCCGGGCAAGGTTTAACGAGGTATTCCTGGTCAGCCGCAAGGATGGCGTGCGCGATCTGATCCGTCATTTCCGCGCCGCCCGGCCCGTTTATTACCTGCCAGACATGGACTTTGGACGCAATGGCTCGGTGTTCGTGCCTTTTTTCGGCGTGCCGGCAGCCACCCTGGTGGCCACCGCCCAATTAGCGCGCAAATGGAATGCCGCCGTTCTGCCCATTCTGGATTTCTGGAACCCCACCACCGGCCGATATCACGTCGAGGTGTTACCGCCCCTGGCAGACTTCCCGGGCGAAGAGAGCCTGGAAGACGCCACAGCACGCCTGAATCGCGAACTGGAAGGCTGGATTCGCCGCTGCCCAAGCCAATACTACTGGGTGCACCGCCGCTTCAAAACGCGCCCCGAAGGCAGCCCCAAACTCTATTGA
- the dapF gene encoding diaminopimelate epimerase, producing the protein MGDNPCMIWNFTKMHGAGNDFVVLDGVRQTIDMTPERARALGDRHFGVGADQILLVEPATRPDADFRYRIFNNDGSEVEHCGNGARCFVRFVHEQGLSSKNPLRAEIVSGLIVLDEGDDEQVTVEMGTTRFDPAALPFDVSGLTQRQQGQDTLYVLPLPGGEIELSAVAISNPHAVQVVADVDQAPVSEVGAHIESHPRFARRVNAGFMQIQDRHNIRLRVYERGAGETLACGTGACAAVAAGIRRGLLDSPVRVQTRGGALTIAWNGEQLRMTGPAESVFSGQVDIDKLVLSLALNR; encoded by the coding sequence ATGGGTGATAATCCTTGCATGATCTGGAATTTCACCAAAATGCATGGCGCTGGCAACGACTTCGTCGTGCTCGACGGCGTGCGTCAAACCATCGACATGACCCCGGAGCGCGCCCGCGCCCTGGGTGACCGCCATTTCGGCGTAGGCGCCGACCAGATTCTGCTGGTCGAACCCGCCACACGCCCGGATGCCGACTTCCGCTACCGCATCTTCAACAATGACGGCAGCGAGGTCGAGCACTGCGGCAATGGCGCTCGCTGCTTCGTGCGCTTTGTGCACGAGCAAGGCCTGTCCAGCAAAAACCCCTTGCGCGCCGAAATCGTCAGCGGCCTTATCGTGCTCGACGAAGGCGATGACGAACAAGTCACCGTCGAGATGGGCACGACCCGCTTCGACCCGGCCGCCCTGCCATTCGACGTCAGCGGCTTGACGCAACGTCAGCAAGGCCAGGACACCCTCTATGTATTGCCGCTGCCCGGCGGCGAGATCGAGCTGTCGGCTGTGGCGATCTCCAACCCGCATGCCGTGCAGGTAGTGGCCGACGTCGATCAGGCCCCGGTCAGCGAAGTCGGAGCACACATCGAATCGCATCCGCGCTTTGCGCGGCGCGTCAACGCCGGTTTCATGCAAATCCAAGATCGCCACAACATCCGTCTACGCGTCTACGAACGCGGCGCGGGTGAAACCCTGGCCTGCGGCACCGGCGCCTGCGCAGCCGTCGCGGCCGGCATCCGCCGTGGCCTGCTCGACAGCCCGGTGCGTGTCCAAACCCGCGGTGGCGCACTGACCATCGCCTGGAACGGCGAGCAATTGCGTATGACCGGCCCGGCCGAGTCCGTATTCAGTGGCCAGGTCGACATCGACAAACTGGTTCTTTCCCTGGCGCTCAACCGCTGA
- a CDS encoding DUF484 family protein, which produces MTTIDPSAEDIARYLQEHPSFFDEHAAIFSNLHIPNPHGGRAISLAERQILTLRERNRSLEWRLNELVRNAGDNEKISQQITLWSERLLRETDTTRLPGEIALGLAEQFNLDHSGLRLWNLAGLPRTGEHAYGADVSDDVRTFADSLKTPYCGNDTGFEAVRWLDSTPKSLALIALRLAPELPSIGLLVLGSDDAARFTPEMGTAFLETIGRLASAALGRLATA; this is translated from the coding sequence ATGACGACCATCGACCCGAGCGCGGAGGACATCGCGCGCTACCTGCAGGAGCACCCCTCGTTCTTCGACGAGCATGCAGCGATTTTCTCCAATCTGCATATACCCAATCCGCATGGCGGGCGAGCGATCTCTCTAGCCGAACGCCAGATTCTCACCCTGCGCGAGCGCAACCGCAGCCTCGAATGGCGCTTGAACGAGCTGGTACGCAATGCGGGCGACAATGAGAAAATCAGCCAGCAAATCACCCTCTGGTCAGAGCGCCTGCTACGCGAAACCGATACCACGCGCCTGCCGGGTGAAATTGCGCTGGGCCTGGCCGAGCAGTTCAATCTCGACCACTCTGGTTTACGGCTGTGGAATCTGGCCGGTCTGCCCCGGACGGGCGAGCACGCTTACGGCGCCGATGTCTCCGACGACGTGCGTACCTTCGCCGATAGCCTGAAAACACCTTACTGCGGCAATGACACCGGTTTCGAAGCCGTGCGCTGGCTGGATAGCACGCCGAAATCGCTGGCCCTGATCGCGCTGCGCCTGGCACCCGAATTACCCAGTATCGGCCTGCTGGTGCTGGGTTCCGATGACGCCGCACGCTTTACCCCCGAGATGGGCACAGCCTTTCTGGAAACCATCGGCCGGCTCGCTTCGGCCGCCTTAGGGCGGCTGGCCACAGCGTAA
- the xerC gene encoding tyrosine recombinase XerC: MSLLAPPLEDWLQHLQTQRRYSSHTLAAYRHDLESLAALATQAGLALQDLSVSHIRQQIARLHAQGLGPRSLARRLAAWRGFYQWWAPHIGLARNPVAGVRAPKAPRALPKALSVDQAQAMLDHAPAQLSTDPVGLRDHAISELLYSSGLRLSELVSLDTHYHRHTGSEEPAGWLNRAEAEVVVLGKGGKRRIVPVGSAALAALDKWLQARPTLLSAATPSADSYALFLGARGARISPRVVQLQLARLAQQAGVPAHVHPHVLRHSFASHVLQSAQDLRAVQELLGHANIATTQVYTRLDFQHLAKVYDQAHPRANRKPEDNSDQ; encoded by the coding sequence ATGAGTCTCCTCGCACCGCCGCTCGAGGACTGGCTGCAACATCTACAGACGCAGCGACGCTACTCAAGCCACACCCTGGCCGCCTACCGCCACGACCTCGAATCGCTGGCGGCACTGGCGACCCAGGCCGGCCTTGCCCTGCAAGACCTCAGCGTCTCCCATATCCGCCAGCAGATTGCCCGTTTGCATGCGCAAGGCCTCGGCCCCCGCAGCCTGGCTCGCCGCCTGGCCGCCTGGCGGGGGTTTTATCAATGGTGGGCGCCCCATATCGGCCTGGCCCGCAATCCGGTCGCGGGTGTGCGCGCCCCCAAGGCGCCCCGCGCCCTGCCCAAGGCCCTGTCCGTCGATCAAGCGCAAGCCATGCTCGACCACGCGCCCGCACAGTTAAGCACCGATCCTGTCGGTCTGCGCGATCACGCCATTTCAGAACTGCTGTACTCCAGCGGCCTGAGGCTATCTGAACTGGTCTCCCTGGACACGCACTACCACCGCCACACAGGCAGCGAAGAGCCGGCCGGCTGGCTCAATCGCGCCGAGGCCGAGGTGGTCGTGCTTGGCAAAGGCGGTAAACGCCGCATCGTGCCGGTGGGCAGCGCCGCCCTCGCCGCGCTGGACAAGTGGCTGCAAGCCCGGCCAACACTGCTATCGGCAGCCACCCCGTCGGCCGATAGCTACGCCCTGTTTCTTGGCGCGCGCGGCGCGCGGATTTCGCCGCGCGTCGTGCAATTGCAATTGGCCCGGCTGGCACAGCAAGCAGGCGTGCCCGCCCATGTGCATCCGCACGTGCTGCGCCACAGCTTCGCCAGCCATGTGCTGCAATCGGCCCAGGACCTGCGCGCTGTGCAGGAACTGCTCGGACACGCCAATATCGCCACGACTCAGGTTTACACGCGGCTGGACTTCCAGCACCTGGCCAAAGTCTATGACCAGGCGCACCCCAGAGCCAATCGCAAACCTGAAGACAACAGCGATCAATAG
- a CDS encoding TonB-dependent receptor domain-containing protein produces the protein MRFTSRPSHAALAMAFAAAPVFAAEPEAVTLTPITISADPLGQNQNSTASPVTVLDGQALVERRQGTLGDTLNGLPGVHSDTFGAGASRPVIRGQTSPRVSVLSDGSSLLDASAISPDHAITIEPLLADRIEVLRGPATLRFGGGSIGGVVNVLDKRIPTEKPEGGLAAEAELRGATGTKERAGIIGITAGTDSFVVRVEGLKRRSSDYAVPHWSSGKLAGSYSESTQGSVGMSWIGPRGYIGLAFTHIESEYGLPGHNHEYEGCHPHGTHLHCGHHDHDHDHDDHAHEEGQVPYVRLRSNRTDLRAEYSDPLPGFSKLRLRGGFTDYQHDEIEGGQVGTTFKNQGFDTRLELEHKPWMGLRGVIGLQTAFSDFRAQGEEAFLPRSKTRSNGLFLLEEYRLNDWRFEAGARQDWQSISPEGGLKKSRLSGTSLSAAAIWDFAPSYSVALSLSRSQRMPSAQELYADGVHLATNTYEIGNAGLTRETSRNIDLTLRKHEGDTTFSLSAFHNRVNNYIYANTLDRFEDFRLIEYTQKDAEFVGIEGELKHQFTPILSAGVFGDYVRGKLTGGQGNLPRIPAARLGARANFKWQAWSGGLEYAYVFRQKDIASYESETPGYALVNAVLSYRFKAAGAQYDVYVRGNNLLDKLAYNHASFLSSVAPLPGRSVMLGVRMSY, from the coding sequence ATGAGGTTTACTTCGCGCCCCAGTCATGCCGCGCTTGCGATGGCGTTTGCCGCTGCTCCCGTATTTGCCGCCGAACCCGAGGCGGTCACTCTGACTCCCATCACGATCTCGGCGGACCCGCTGGGACAAAACCAGAACAGCACGGCCTCGCCGGTTACCGTGCTCGATGGCCAGGCGCTGGTCGAGCGCCGCCAAGGCACGCTGGGCGACACCCTCAATGGCCTGCCGGGTGTGCATTCGGATACTTTCGGTGCCGGCGCCAGCCGCCCGGTCATTCGCGGCCAGACTTCGCCGCGCGTCAGTGTGCTTTCCGATGGCTCATCGCTGTTGGACGCTTCAGCCATTTCGCCCGATCACGCGATCACCATCGAACCGCTGCTGGCGGATCGGATCGAGGTGTTGCGCGGACCGGCCACGCTGCGTTTTGGCGGAGGTTCGATAGGCGGCGTGGTCAATGTGCTGGACAAACGCATCCCCACTGAAAAACCCGAGGGTGGCCTGGCGGCCGAGGCAGAGTTGCGCGGGGCGACGGGCACCAAGGAGCGTGCGGGCATCATCGGCATTACGGCTGGCACGGACAGCTTTGTTGTGCGTGTAGAGGGGCTGAAGCGCCGCAGCAGCGATTACGCCGTGCCGCATTGGTCTAGCGGCAAGCTGGCGGGTTCGTACAGCGAATCGACGCAAGGGTCGGTGGGCATGTCCTGGATTGGCCCGCGAGGCTATATCGGGCTGGCTTTCACGCATATCGAAAGCGAGTATGGTTTGCCCGGGCATAACCACGAATACGAAGGTTGCCATCCGCATGGTACGCACTTGCACTGCGGTCATCATGACCACGATCACGACCATGATGATCATGCCCACGAAGAGGGGCAGGTGCCCTATGTACGCCTGCGCAGTAATCGCACCGATCTGCGCGCTGAGTATTCCGACCCGCTTCCCGGTTTCAGCAAATTGCGTCTGCGCGGCGGTTTCACCGATTACCAGCACGATGAAATCGAAGGCGGCCAAGTCGGCACCACATTCAAGAATCAGGGCTTTGACACCCGTCTTGAGCTAGAGCACAAACCCTGGATGGGCTTGCGCGGCGTGATCGGTCTGCAAACCGCTTTCAGCGATTTTCGCGCGCAAGGCGAAGAGGCTTTCTTGCCGCGCAGCAAAACGCGCAGCAATGGCCTCTTCCTGCTGGAGGAGTACCGCCTGAACGACTGGCGTTTTGAAGCAGGCGCCCGCCAGGATTGGCAGAGCATATCGCCGGAGGGCGGCTTGAAAAAATCACGCTTGTCGGGCACCTCGCTGTCAGCTGCCGCGATCTGGGACTTTGCGCCGAGCTACTCCGTGGCGCTGTCGCTCTCGCGTTCGCAGCGCATGCCCTCGGCGCAAGAGCTCTATGCCGACGGCGTGCACCTGGCAACCAATACCTACGAAATCGGCAACGCCGGCTTGACGCGGGAAACCTCGCGCAACATCGACCTGACCTTACGCAAGCACGAAGGCGACACCACATTCAGCCTGAGCGCCTTCCACAACCGGGTCAACAACTATATCTATGCCAATACGCTGGACCGTTTCGAGGACTTCCGCCTGATTGAGTACACCCAGAAAGATGCCGAGTTCGTCGGTATCGAGGGTGAGCTCAAGCATCAATTCACCCCTATTCTGTCTGCCGGTGTATTCGGTGATTACGTGCGGGGCAAACTGACGGGTGGGCAGGGTAATTTGCCGCGCATTCCCGCAGCCCGTCTGGGCGCGCGCGCCAATTTCAAGTGGCAGGCGTGGTCGGGCGGCCTTGAGTACGCTTATGTGTTTCGCCAAAAAGACATCGCCAGCTATGAGAGCGAAACACCGGGTTATGCCCTGGTCAACGCAGTACTGAGTTATCGATTTAAGGCGGCAGGGGCTCAGTACGACGTCTATGTGCGCGGCAACAATCTGCTGGACAAGCTGGCGTACAACCACGCTTCTTTCCTGTCTTCGGTCGCGCCGCTGCCGGGCCGTTCGGTGATGCTGGGTGTGCGGATGAGCTATTGA
- a CDS encoding nickel/cobalt transporter yields MRSAARIVPWMLVFALALAAGQVWAQSHPFAVPEAGGSPWLAQISVWQSHFYRQLTGAVRAWRDDGSWLLVGLSFAYGVFHALGPGHGKAVISAFVLANHQSARNGAVLALLSALVQALVAIALVALLAAVFNVTAQVMNAGTRWLEMASYLMIVALGVWLLWTKALRPWLRPGRRHLHHAACGCGHVPPLSLMSGRLDWRRAWTAVVAVGLRPCSGALIVLVFALSQGLFAAGVVATLAMGLGTGLTVALLAMTAVWTRNALTNSSYLSPKWAARLRYGIESVAALAVLLLGLLLLGGQVAGAA; encoded by the coding sequence ATGAGGTCGGCAGCGCGGATCGTGCCATGGATGCTGGTCTTTGCCTTGGCGCTGGCGGCCGGGCAGGTCTGGGCGCAGTCCCATCCTTTCGCGGTGCCCGAGGCGGGCGGGTCCCCTTGGCTGGCGCAGATTTCGGTCTGGCAATCCCATTTCTATCGCCAGTTGACGGGCGCTGTACGCGCCTGGCGGGATGACGGCTCATGGCTCTTGGTCGGGCTGTCGTTTGCCTATGGGGTGTTTCATGCCTTGGGGCCGGGTCATGGCAAAGCCGTGATATCGGCCTTCGTGCTCGCCAATCATCAAAGCGCGCGCAACGGGGCGGTGCTGGCGCTCTTGTCTGCGCTGGTTCAGGCTTTGGTGGCCATCGCCCTGGTGGCGCTGCTGGCTGCTGTGTTCAATGTCACGGCCCAGGTCATGAACGCCGGCACACGCTGGCTGGAAATGGCCTCTTATCTGATGATTGTGGCGCTGGGTGTCTGGCTGTTGTGGACCAAGGCGCTCAGGCCTTGGCTGCGGCCTGGCCGCCGCCATTTGCATCACGCCGCCTGCGGGTGCGGGCATGTGCCCCCGTTGTCGCTCATGAGCGGGCGGCTGGATTGGCGCCGTGCCTGGACTGCGGTCGTGGCCGTGGGTTTGAGGCCATGCAGCGGCGCGCTCATTGTGCTGGTGTTCGCGTTGTCGCAAGGCCTTTTTGCTGCGGGCGTGGTGGCCACGCTGGCGATGGGGCTGGGGACCGGTCTGACGGTTGCGCTATTGGCCATGACCGCCGTCTGGACGCGCAACGCGCTGACTAACAGCAGCTATCTGTCCCCAAAGTGGGCGGCAAGACTCCGTTATGGCATCGAGTCTGTGGCGGCATTGGCGGTGCTGTTGCTAGGCCTGCTGTTATTGGGCGGGCAGGTCGCCGGCGCAGCGTAA
- a CDS encoding DUF1007 family protein — MERAAIGRCLAALTLVILPISALAHPHMWVDAQAEVMFDDQGRVAALRQVWLFDEMFGAYATQGLPRAADGGLAEDTRKTMAIDWMKALGEPISHYFTRVTREGATLAFGAPRDAQVQWDGQRLSLAFTLPLAQPVAPGPQGLAIDVFDPTYFVAYAFDAPKAWRLSNAPANCRQTYRPPQPLDWKTMQQLAAIPSNVDTLPDELFAITKGLTHRNELRCP, encoded by the coding sequence ATGGAACGTGCAGCAATTGGCCGCTGCCTTGCAGCCCTGACCCTGGTGATTCTGCCGATATCCGCGCTGGCGCATCCGCATATGTGGGTGGATGCGCAGGCTGAAGTGATGTTTGATGACCAGGGGCGGGTTGCCGCCCTGCGTCAGGTCTGGCTATTCGATGAAATGTTTGGGGCTTATGCCACACAAGGCTTGCCAAGAGCGGCGGATGGCGGCCTGGCCGAGGACACTCGTAAAACCATGGCGATCGATTGGATGAAGGCGCTGGGTGAGCCCATTTCGCATTACTTCACGCGCGTCACGCGTGAAGGCGCAACCCTGGCCTTCGGCGCGCCGCGCGACGCGCAGGTTCAATGGGATGGCCAGCGTTTGTCTCTGGCCTTCACCTTGCCGCTGGCGCAGCCGGTCGCGCCCGGTCCGCAGGGTCTGGCGATCGACGTTTTCGATCCCACCTATTTCGTCGCCTACGCCTTTGACGCGCCCAAAGCCTGGCGACTGAGCAATGCGCCCGCGAATTGCCGCCAGACCTATCGTCCGCCCCAGCCGCTGGACTGGAAAACGATGCAACAATTGGCCGCCATTCCCTCCAATGTCGATACGCTGCCCGATGAGCTGTTCGCCATCACCAAAGGTCTGACGCATCGCAACGAGTTGCGTTGTCCATGA
- a CDS encoding metal ABC transporter substrate-binding protein, with protein sequence MKLVWARCAAIAVLSILPAVAVWASPVKVVTSFSILQDMAREIGGPDVEVQTLVGPDGDAHGFEPSAADSRKLAGADLLVINGLGFEPWLPRLVEASGFKGREVRASDGVKPRAFAEALDHEDHDHGHDHHHDVQDPHAWQDLRNGMIYAQNIGRALEQLDPAHAAQYQQRTRAYVAKLEALQAKVEKTFAAIPAERRKVVSTHDAFAYFGEAYGVRFIPVAGLSTLSEPSASGFAEVVKRVKREHVPALFIENIGNPRLAEQIARETGAKVGGTLYSDALSAPGKPGATYLGMFEWNVQQLAAALQP encoded by the coding sequence ATGAAGCTTGTCTGGGCGCGTTGCGCGGCAATCGCCGTTCTGTCTATCCTGCCTGCGGTTGCTGTCTGGGCGTCACCCGTTAAGGTGGTGACGAGTTTTTCCATTTTGCAAGATATGGCTCGTGAAATCGGGGGGCCGGATGTCGAGGTGCAGACGCTGGTCGGTCCGGACGGCGATGCGCATGGTTTCGAGCCCAGCGCGGCCGATTCGCGCAAGCTGGCGGGTGCCGATCTGCTGGTGATTAATGGCCTGGGTTTCGAGCCCTGGCTGCCCCGTCTGGTCGAGGCTTCAGGATTCAAGGGGCGGGAGGTCCGGGCTTCGGATGGCGTCAAGCCGCGCGCTTTTGCCGAGGCTCTCGATCACGAAGACCATGACCACGGTCACGACCATCACCATGATGTCCAGGACCCCCATGCCTGGCAGGATCTGCGTAATGGCATGATTTATGCACAGAATATCGGCCGTGCTCTCGAGCAGCTTGATCCGGCCCATGCCGCGCAATACCAGCAGCGTACCCGTGCTTATGTGGCCAAGCTTGAAGCCTTGCAGGCCAAAGTAGAGAAAACCTTCGCCGCCATCCCCGCCGAGCGCCGCAAAGTGGTTAGCACCCATGATGCTTTCGCTTACTTCGGCGAGGCCTACGGCGTGCGCTTCATTCCGGTGGCGGGCTTGTCTACCTTGTCCGAGCCGTCCGCGTCTGGTTTTGCCGAGGTGGTAAAACGGGTCAAGCGCGAGCACGTGCCGGCCCTTTTTATTGAAAATATCGGCAACCCGCGTCTGGCTGAGCAAATCGCACGTGAAACGGGCGCCAAGGTGGGCGGTACGCTGTATTCCGACGCCTTGTCTGCGCCGGGCAAACCGGGTGCTACCTATTTGGGAATGTTTGAATGGAACGTGCAGCAATTGGCCGCTGCCTTGCAGCCCTGA
- a CDS encoding metal ABC transporter permease produces MTLWQALCAPFFDFSFMRRALAGAVALAFGAAPLGVFLVLRRMSLMGDAMSHAILPGVAAGYLLAGLSLGAMMAGGIVTGLVVALLSGLVTRLTSLREDASFAAFYLISLALGVLLVSLRGSNVDLLHVLFGTVLGLGDDALLLAGLVSTLTLFSLALIYRLLVAECFDPGFLRAAGGRGWLAHFGFLALVVINLVAGFQILGTLMVVGMMMLPALAARFWARRVAAQLPLAVVLAALASWCGLLASFHFDLAASPAIILAAGLIYLLSMVLGPQGGLRTRLRWPRPALSKEV; encoded by the coding sequence ATGACGCTGTGGCAGGCGCTGTGCGCACCCTTTTTTGATTTCAGTTTCATGCGGCGCGCGCTGGCTGGCGCCGTGGCGCTGGCTTTTGGCGCTGCACCGCTCGGCGTGTTTCTGGTGCTGCGTCGCATGAGCCTGATGGGCGATGCGATGTCGCATGCCATTTTGCCGGGCGTGGCGGCGGGTTATCTGCTCGCCGGCCTGTCTCTAGGCGCGATGATGGCCGGCGGCATCGTCACCGGTCTGGTCGTGGCGCTTTTGTCCGGCCTGGTCACACGGCTGACCTCGTTGCGCGAGGACGCCAGCTTTGCGGCCTTTTATCTGATTTCGCTCGCCTTGGGTGTGCTGCTGGTGTCTTTGCGCGGCTCCAATGTCGATCTGCTGCATGTGTTGTTCGGCACGGTCTTGGGCCTGGGCGATGACGCGCTGTTGTTGGCGGGCCTGGTCAGTACCCTGACGCTTTTCAGCCTGGCGCTTATTTATCGCCTGCTGGTGGCCGAGTGTTTCGATCCTGGTTTTCTGCGTGCGGCAGGCGGGCGTGGCTGGCTGGCGCACTTCGGGTTTCTGGCCTTGGTCGTGATCAATCTGGTGGCGGGCTTTCAGATTCTGGGCACGCTGATGGTGGTCGGCATGATGATGTTGCCGGCGCTGGCGGCGCGCTTCTGGGCTCGTCGGGTGGCGGCGCAACTGCCTTTGGCCGTGGTGTTGGCGGCGTTGGCGTCCTGGTGCGGCCTGCTCGCTTCCTTCCATTTTGATCTGGCGGCCTCGCCCGCCATCATTCTGGCCGCTGGCCTGATCTATCTGCTTTCCATGGTGTTGGGCCCGCAAGGCGGGCTACGCACCCGTCTGCGCTGGCCCAGGCCGGCGCTTTCCAAAGAGGTGTGA
- a CDS encoding metal ABC transporter ATP-binding protein gives MGHVVTPAAIELESVTFGWRGQPAVRDVSGRFAPGCMTAIIGPNGAGKSTLVKGLAGVLAPMSGRLHRDSTSVAWLPQAAELDRDFPICVLDAVVLGGWRRIGALRAVDGDETARARLALRRVGLEQLAERPLQALSGGQLQRVLFARLLMQDAPVLVLDEPFAAVDGQTTRVLMALLCALQAEGRSIIAVLHDMALVKEYFAQALLLSGRVLAWGPTADVLSPERLAHGQLHLGYA, from the coding sequence ATGGGCCATGTCGTGACACCTGCCGCCATCGAACTCGAGAGCGTCACTTTCGGCTGGCGGGGCCAGCCTGCGGTGCGCGACGTCAGCGGACGATTCGCACCCGGCTGCATGACCGCCATCATCGGTCCCAACGGCGCGGGAAAATCCACCCTGGTCAAGGGCTTGGCCGGGGTGTTGGCCCCGATGAGCGGCCGGCTGCATCGTGATAGCACCTCGGTCGCTTGGCTGCCACAGGCGGCCGAATTGGATCGAGACTTTCCCATCTGCGTGCTGGATGCCGTGGTGTTGGGCGGCTGGCGGCGCATCGGCGCTTTGCGCGCCGTTGATGGCGACGAAACCGCGAGAGCGCGTCTGGCGCTGCGCCGGGTCGGGTTGGAGCAATTGGCCGAGCGGCCCTTACAGGCCTTGTCAGGCGGACAGTTGCAAAGAGTGTTGTTCGCCCGTCTCTTGATGCAGGATGCGCCGGTACTGGTGCTCGACGAGCCCTTTGCGGCCGTTGACGGGCAGACCACGCGGGTGCTGATGGCCTTGCTGTGCGCCCTGCAGGCAGAGGGCCGCAGCATCATCGCGGTACTGCACGACATGGCGCTGGTGAAGGAATACTTCGCCCAGGCGCTGCTTTTGTCAGGCCGCGTGCTCGCGTGGGGGCCTACGGCCGACGTGCTCTCTCCTGAACGCCTGGCGCACGGCCAATTGCATCTGGGGTACGCATGA
- a CDS encoding Fur family transcriptional regulator codes for MSAPARTSRADAVGEQLRLAESLCAERGRRLTPIRRKVLELLLTHGRSLKAYELLDAMRAVHPGAAPPTVYRALDFLMDEGLIHRLDAVNAWTACHDAAGAPHDLLVVCTGCGAVAEISDPAMSRLLAERVAQTGFALATHETEIRALCPQCQKNAPAAHHHH; via the coding sequence ATGTCAGCCCCTGCCCGCACCAGCCGCGCCGACGCCGTCGGCGAGCAACTGCGCCTGGCCGAATCGCTCTGTGCAGAGCGCGGCCGGCGTCTGACCCCCATCCGGCGCAAAGTCCTGGAGCTGCTGCTCACCCACGGGCGCAGCCTGAAAGCCTACGAACTGCTCGATGCCATGCGCGCCGTGCATCCGGGCGCCGCGCCTCCGACCGTCTACCGTGCGCTGGACTTCCTGATGGACGAAGGCCTGATCCACCGCCTGGACGCCGTCAACGCCTGGACCGCCTGTCATGACGCCGCCGGTGCGCCGCACGACCTGCTAGTCGTGTGCACAGGCTGCGGCGCAGTCGCCGAAATCAGCGATCCGGCAATGAGCCGCCTGCTGGCCGAGCGGGTCGCCCAAACCGGTTTTGCCCTGGCCACCCACGAAACCGAAATCCGCGCGCTCTGTCCGCAATGCCAGAAAAACGCCCCGGCAGCCCACCACCATCACTAA